The stretch of DNA ATATCGAACTGATTTCGAATGAAAAGCGCAGCTTTCTACTGCATGACGCGCTGCGCCAGACGGACATGGATGCTTATGAATTCGATTTCATCCTGATTGACTGCCCGCCGTCTTTGAACCTTTTGACTGTCAACGCAATGATCGCATCACATTCGATACTTGTTCCGCTGCAAAGCGAATTTTTCGCTCTCGAGGGCTTGTCACAACTGATGCTCACTATTCGTGAGGTCCGGCAAACTGGCAACCCGAACTTGCGGATCGAAGGTGTGGTGCTGACAATGCACGATGCGCGCAACAACTTGTCTCAGCAAGTTGAGCAGGACGCACGTGAAAATCTTGGGGATATTGTGTTCAAGACACGGATTCCTCGAAATGTGAGGGTGAGCGAGGCGCCATCCTTTGCGGTGCCGGTGCTTGCGTATGATAGCACTTCTAAAGGTGCGATAGCCTATCGCGACCTGGCCAAGGAGCTGGTCGCCAACAATGCAGCAGTAGGGGCCTGATATGGCGAGCAGTGATAAAAAGCGTGGTCTGGGTCGTGGTCTGTCCGCCCTTATGGCTGATGTGAATGAGCCGACAGGGCCGACGACGTCATCCGATGGGGGAGAAAAACGTGTCCCGATTGAGAGGATCAAGCCGAATCCCAATCAGCCGCGCCGCCAGTTCGACGCCGCTCCGCTTGAAGATCTGATTGCGTCGATCAAGGAGAAGGGCGTTCTTCAGCCGCTGATTGTCCGGCCATCCGGCGATGGGTTCGAGATTGTGGCGGGTGAACGTCGTTGGCGCGCAGCACAACAGGCGCAACTGCACGAACTTCCTGTCTTGGTGCGCGACTTTACAGATACTGAGGTTCTGGAAGTCGCCATTATTGAAAACATCCAGAGAGCAGATCTGAACCCGATTGAAGAGGCGGCGGGATACAAGCAGCTGATGGACCGCTTTGGCCATACGCAGGAAAAGATGGCGGAGGCGCTGGGTAAATCGCGCAGTCATATTGCCAATCTACTGCGGCTCTTGCATTTGCCAGAGGCCATTCAGACATTCGTGACGGATGGATCGCTGAGCGCTGGGCACGCGCGCGCGTTGATCACGGCAGATGATCCCGTTGCGCTTGCCAAGAAGGTCATCGCTGGTGGCCTATCCGTGCGGGCGACCGAAGCCTTGGTGAAAAAAGGAACAGAGGCGTCTGGAAACAAGGTATTCACAGGCTCTGCGAAACCAAAAGCCGAGAAGGACGCGGACACTCGCGCGCTCGAAGATGATCTGTCTGCGGCTACGGGCGTCAAAGTGTCTTTGGCGCACAGGCCAGATGGTGAATCTGGTACACTGACGTTGCAGTACGAAACGCTGGATCAACTGGATGATCTGTGTCGCCGGCTTAGTGCGACCTAGTTGTCCAGGAGCGACCTCAACACTCCATTCAGAAGGCTAAACCCTTGATATGTAACGGATAAACGGTTCTGATATGCAGATATCAGGCCCATATCCATTAGCTCATCAAGTTTGGTTGGGTTAAAACTGCGACCAGACAGCTGGGTGTATCGATCCATGTCGATACCTTCGCTTAGACGCAAACCCATCATCACGTATTCCGTCGCCTGATCTGCGCCCGAAAGCGTCTCGGATGTTTCACGAGTGTCGCCTTGCAGCCAAGCTGTCGGCATCCGCTGTTGTTCAGTGGCGATGCGGGAACCGTTCAGAGTAAGTCGCCCGTGCGCGCCAGGGCCAATCCCGGCATAGTCTCCGTATCTCCAGTAGATGAGGTTGTGCCGCGACTCAGCGCCGTCGCGCGCATGGTTTGACACTTCGTAGCGTGGCATGTTGTGTGCTGTGCAAATGTCCTGCGTCAGTGCGTACATGTCGGCGGACAGGTCGTCGTCCGGTAAACCGCGCAGTTGCCCCCGTTTGTACCGATCTCCGAATGCTGTTCCCGGCTCAACCGTCAGTTGATACAAGGAGATATGATCAAGGTTGAGCGCCAACGCTTGCTGAAGTTCGCGCTCCCATTGGATGACAGACTGTTTCTGACGCCCATACATGAGATCGAAACTCACGCGATCAAAGGTTGATCTGGCGACATCAAATGCGGCCAGACCCTCTGCCGCGCTATGTAGACGGCCAAGTGCGCGCAAATCGGAGTCATTGAGCGCCTGGATCCCCATCGACACGCGGTTGATGCCAGCCGCTCGGAATGCGGCGAATTTTTCGGCCTCTACCGAGGTTGGATTCGCCTCAAGCGTCACTTCGACATCGTTGGCCATCGGCCATGTTCGAGCGGCAGCGCTCAAGACGGCGTCGACTGTGGAGGGCGCCATAAGGCTTGGCGTGCCGCCGCCAAAGAAAACGGACCGCAGTACACGGCCCGGCGTCAGGGCGCCAACGCGTTCTACTTCTGACACCAGCGCTGTACGCCACGCATCATGATCGACTGCATTGGTCACATGGCTGTTGAAGTCGCAGTAGGGACACTTGGCCGCACAAAACGGCCAGTGGACATACAGCCCGAAACCGCCGGCTTCCCAATCCTCAGCCAAAGCAACCTGCGATCAGTTTCTTGAAACTGTCGGCCCTGTGGCTGATCGCGTTTTTCTCGTCCGCCGACATTTCGGCAAAGGTGCGGTCGTGGCCGATGGGTTGGAACATCGGGTCATAGCCGTGGCCCAGCTTGCCGCGGACCGGCCAGACCAAGGTGCCCTCGACCGTTCCGGCGAAAACCTCCTCATGTCCATCCGGCCAGGCCAGTACGAGCGTCGAGCAGAATCGCGCTGTCCAAGGCTGTGCCGCCTGGCGTTCCACCAGTTCGGAATTTGTGCGTGTCATGGCCATCATGAAGTCGCGGCCGTTTGGTGTTTCGGCCCAATCCGCGGTGTACACACCGGGCGCGCCATCCAAGCCATCGACCTCGATCCCGGAATCGTCTGCGAGGGCAGGGAGGCCCGTGGCCTTGACTGCTGCTTGAGCCTTGATCCGCGCGTTGCCGACAAATGTCGTTTCGGTCTCGTCCGGTTCGGGCAGATTCATGTCCTTGGCTCCAACGACCGACACGCCAAAGGGGTGGAACAGTTGCTCCATCTCTTCCAGCTTACCTGCGTTGTGTGTGGCGACCAGTATCTTGTCGCCATCAAAGCGCCGGCTCATGCTGTGGCGCCTTGTTGCAAAGCGACCAGCTCTCCGACCCCTTTTTCTGCCAAGTCCATCAAGGCATTCATCTGATCGCGCGAGAATGTCGCGCCTTCGGCGCTCATCTGCACTTCGATCAATTGCTTGTCACCGGTCATGATGAAGTTGCCATCAACGCCTGCATCGCTGTCTTCGGGATAGTCGAGGTCGAGCACGGGTTGGCCCGCATAGATTCCGCAACTGATCGCCGCGACGGGTGAGATCAGCGGATCGGTGATGACATCACCGGCTTTCATCAGTTTGTTCACAGCCAGCCGCAGCGCGACCCAGCCGCCGGTGATGGCGGCACAGCGTGTCCCGCCATCGGCCTGCAAAACGTCGCAATCCACTGTGATCTGGCGTTCTCCCAATGCAACCCGGTCCACGCCCGCCCGCAGGGAACGCCCGATCAACCGCTGAATCTCGACCGTACGACCGCCCTGCTTTCCGGACGCAGCTTCGCGACGCATGCGGGTGTTTGTTGCCCGGGGCAACATACCGTATTCTGCGGTGACCCAACCCAACCCAGACCCCTTGATGAAGGGCGGCACACGATCCTCGATTGTTGCGGTGCACAGAACATGTGTGTCGCCCACCTTGATCAGGGCGGACCCCTCGGCGTGTTTGGTAAAGCCTGTTTCGATGGAAACAGACCGCATTTCGCTCAGTTCTCGACCAGAGGGGCGCATGTGATGTCCTTTTGAGTGTGTGTGTTGGGGATAGCCCTGCGCCCCAACTGGTGGCAACCCCGATTGACCTTTGTTTTCCGAGGTCTTTAATACCTAAAGATGACCGACACGCAGAAACTGCTGGACGAAATGAATGACCGCTCGCGAGAGGTGTTTCGCCGTGTGGTCGAGGGGTATCTGGATTCCGGCGATCCTGTCGGCTCTCGCACCCTGACGCGTGATTTCAGTGAAAAGGTCAGTGCCGCGACGATCCGCAACGTGATGCAGGACTTGGAATTCATGGGCCTGCTCGACAGCCCGCATGTCAGCGCGGGCCGTATCCCGACGCAACGTGGCTTGCGAATGTTTGTCGATGGGTTGCTGGAAGTTGGGGTGCCGGACGAGTCCGATCGTGAAAAGATCGACGCCACACTGGGCTCAAATGAACGTGACGTGGGCGGTTTGCTGGATCGCGTCGGCTCCGCTTTGTCGGGTGTGACCCAGGGCGCGTCATTGGTCCTGACGCCAAAGCACGAGGCCGCGATCAAGCATCTGGATTTTGTACCTTTGGGGCCCCAACAAGCGCTGGTGGTTCTGGTCTTTGCCGATGGGCATGTCGAAAACCGCTTGTTTCAGCCGCCACCCGGGCAAACGCCGTCGTCCATGCGAGAGGCGGCCAACTTCCTGAACGCGATGATCGAAGGGCGCACGCTGAGTGAGGTGAAAACCATCATGCAGCGGGAGATCGCGGACCGGCGGCAAGAGATCGATTCGCTGGCGCACGCGCTGGTCGAAAGTGGTCTTGCGTCGTGGACCGGCGAGGGGGACACGCCAGAACGCCTGATCGTGCGCGGGCGTGCCAACCTGCTCGACAACTCGTCTGAGGCAGAGGATCTGGACCGCATCCGATCCCTTTTTGACGATCTTGAACGCAAGCGTGACATCGCCGAATTTCTGGACCTGACCCAGGACGGCGACGGTGTGCGCATTTTTATTGGTTCAGAGAACAAACTTTTCTCACTTTCGGGTTCCTCTTTGGTGGTTTCCCCATATATGAACGCGGATCGAAAGATTATCGGAGCGGTTGGGGTCATTGGACCCACGCGGCTGAACTACGGCCGGATCGTTCCGATTGTGGATTACACAGCCCAGCTGGTCGGGCGGATGCTGACGGACCGCAATGAAAGGTGACACATGGCTGAGCCGAAGAATGATGAATTCCTTGATGACATCGATATGGCGGAGGAAGAAGTCTATGCCGATGAGATGGCAGAGATTGATGACGAGGCGCTGGAACTTGATCAATTGCGCGCCGAGCGGGATGAACTGAAAGATCGGTTCATGCGTGCCCTCGCCGACGCCGAAAATGCGCGCAAACGGTCGGACAAAGACCGGCGTGAGGCCGAGAACTATGGCGGGTCCAAACTCGCCCGCGATATGCTGCCCGTTTACGACAACATGAAGCGTGCGCTTGAATCAGCAACGGATGAACAGCGTGAAGTGTCCGCAGCCCTGCTTGAGGGTGTTGAGCTGACCATGCGCGAGCTGCTGAACGTGTTTAAAAAACACGGGATCGAACGGATTTCGCCCGAGGTCGGTGACGCCTTTGATCCGCAATTGCATCAGGCCATGTTCGAAGCGCCGGTGCCAGGGACCAAGGCGGGGGACATCATTCAGGTGTCTGCCGAAGGTTTCATGCTGCACGACAGACTGCTGCGCCCGGCGCAGGTTGGGGTGTCATCGACACCTGCAAGCTAAGGCTATTTGCATACTTGAAGAACAATGAAGGCGCGGTCAGGACTTGGCCGCGTCTTTCAGTTTGTAGATCAGGTCTAACGCTTCTCGTGGTGTGAGTTCGTCGGGGTGAACGGTTTCAAGCATCTCCAATGCGGGCGAGGCTTTGGTTTTTGTGGGGGCAGGCGGCGGCGTGGCGGAGAAGAGCGGCAGATCGTCGATCAGTGTTTTCTGTGTGGCGCCCCCTTCACGCTCACCGGATTCCAGCGCATCCAAGACCACGCGCGCGCGTGTGATGACAGCGGGTGGCAGGCCAGCAAGTTGCGCGACTTGCACGCCATAGGATCGGTCCGCCGCGCCCCGCTTCACCTCGTGCAGAAAGATGACCTCGCCGTCCCATTCCTTGACCGAGACGGTTGCGTTTTCCACGCCGTCCAGCTTTCCGGCGAGCGCGGTCATCTCGTGATAGTGCGTCGCAAAAAGCGCGCGGGATTTGTTCACGTCGTGCAAGTGTTCCAGCGTGGCCCAGGCAATCGACAACCCGTCATAGGTTGCAGTGCCCCGACCGATCTCATCCAAAATCACCAGCGCGCGGTCATCGGCCTGGTTCAGGATGGCCGCGGTTTCCACCATCTCGACCATGAAGGTTGATCGCCCTCGGGCAAGGTCATCGGACGCGCCCACGCGACTGAAGATCTGGCTGACCAATCCGATATGCGCTGCCTGCGCCGGGACAAAACTGCCCATCTGGGCGAGGATCGCGATCAACGCGTTTTGCCGCAGAAATGTCGACTTACCCGACATGTTCGGACCGGTCAGAAGCCAGACCGCTGCGCCACCTTCCGCATTCAGTTCGCAGTCATTTGCAATGAACGGCGTGCCGCCCTGCTGGGACAGCGCGTGTTCGACCACGGGATGCCGGCCGCCGGTGATGTCAACGCTGCGCGATGTGTCGAGGTGCGGTTTGCACCAATCCTGAGCGGTGGCCAACGTCGCCAAACCGACGGACAGGTCGATCTCTGCAAGAGCATTCGCGGTTTGGCTGATAAGCGCGGCATTATCCAACACCAGAGACCTAAGCCCCTCGTAGAGACGCTTTTCAATCTCAAGCGCCCGGCTACCTGCGTTCAGAATTTTGGTTTCGAGGTCGGACAGGTCAACGGTCGTGAATCGGATTTGGTTCGCGGTCGTTTGCCGGTGGATAAACGTCTCATTCAGCGGCGGCGACATCATCTTGTCGGCGTGGGTCGTTGTGACTTCGATAAAGTATCCAAGCACGTTGTTGTGCTTGATTTTCAGTGATTGCACCCCGGATTGCGTCGCATAGTCCTGCTGCATCTTTGCGATGACGGACCGCCCCTCGTCCCGCAGCTGCCGCGCTTCGTCCAATTCCGGCTCACAGCCCGCAGCAATGAACCCGCCATCGCGTGCAAGGAGCGGCGGTTCAGCCACAAGGTCATGTTCCAAGCGGTCGATCAGGTCCCCATGTCCTGAAAGATCGCGGAACGCACGCGCCAGTAGATCAGGCAGGGTGTCCGGTTGCGCGTCGAACAGGGCTTGCGCCTGACCCAGTCCGTTGCGCAGCGCGGCGAGGTCGCGCGGGCCGCCGCGGTCCAGTGATAACCGCGACAAGGCGCGGTCCATATCCGGCACGCGTTTCAAGGCATCCCGAACTGCGGATGTAAAATCAGGGTTTTCAACGCTGTATTCCACAGCGTCCGAACGTGCCGAAATCGTCTCTAACACGCGGGAAGGCGATGCAAGTCGCCGTTCCAGAAGTCTTGCACCTGCAGCTGTCGCTGTTCGGTCGATCACGGACAGCAGTGATCCACTGCGCCCGCCAGACAATGCGGATGTCAGTTCGAGATTGCGGCGTGTTGCGGCATCAATCTGAACCGTCCGCGCCTGCACCTCTTGCCTGGGTGGGCGAAGAAGGGGCAGTTTGCCCTTCTGCGTGATTTCCAGGTATTCCACCAATGCGCCCATCGCGCCGACCTCGGCCCGTGTAAAGGTGCCAAAGGCCTCCAGCGTCTTCACCCCGAACAAGGTGCCCAGCCGTTCCGCGCCTGCCGTGCTGTCAAATGCGGCACCGCCCAAGGTCGAGATTGAGATCCCGAAGTCTTCGACCACGGGCCGCAGGTCTGCTTCCTTGGCGTCCGTCACGATCAACTCCGATGGTGCCAGCCGCGCCAATTCAGGCCCTAACAGAGGCATATCAAGCGACATGACCGAAAAAGCACCGGTGGAGATATCGACCCAGGCCAGCGCCCCTTCGCTTCGCACATCGGCGAAAGCGGCGAGGAAGTTGTGCCTTCGCGCTTCCAATAGCGTGTCTTCGGTCAACGTGCCTGGCGTGACAAGGCGCACAACATCGCGCTTGACGACCGACTTGGACCCACGCTTTTTTGCTTCCGCCGGACTTTCCATCTGTTCGCAGACGGCAACGCGAAACCCTTTGCGGATCAGCGTCAGCAGGTAACCTTCGGCGGCATGAACCGGCACGCCACACATCGGAATGTCTGCGCCGTCGTGCTTGCCGCGTTTTGTCAGGGCAATGTCCAAAGCCTCGGCCGCGGCGACGGCATCGTCAAAGAACATCTCGTAGAAATCGCCCATGCGATAGAACAGAAGCGCGCCGGGATGCGCCTCCTTTATCTCGAGATATTGCGCCATCATCGGCGTGACTGACATGATATTCCCCCGTTTGTCGCGCGACATTACAAACGCTCTGGGCCGAGTAAAAGCCAAAGTCGATTGAGGCGCGGAACCTGGCACGCTAAGAGGCCATGGTGCGACGGGAGGACAATCGCAGATGAGCAAGACAAAGGTGACGGCAGAAGAAGCCCTCGCGTTTCACATGGAACCCACACCCGGCAAGTTTGAGATCCAGGCCACCGTGCCGATGACGACACAACGGGATCTGAGCCTTGCCTACAGCCCCGGCGTGGCGGTCCCCTGCGAGGCAATCGCTGAAAACCCCGAAACGGCTTATGACTACACCAACAAGGGCAACCTTGTGGCCGTGATTTCGAACGGTACTGCCGTGCTGGGCTTGGGCAACCTCGGCGCACTCGGCTCCAAGCCGGTGATGGAGGGTAAGTCGGTCCTGTTCAAACGGTTCGCCGACGTGAATTCCATCGACATCGAACTGGATACCGAAGATCCCGATGCCTTCTGTCAGGCGGTCCGGCTGATGGGCC from Tateyamaria omphalii encodes:
- the hrcA gene encoding heat-inducible transcriptional repressor HrcA codes for the protein MTDTQKLLDEMNDRSREVFRRVVEGYLDSGDPVGSRTLTRDFSEKVSAATIRNVMQDLEFMGLLDSPHVSAGRIPTQRGLRMFVDGLLEVGVPDESDREKIDATLGSNERDVGGLLDRVGSALSGVTQGASLVLTPKHEAAIKHLDFVPLGPQQALVVLVFADGHVENRLFQPPPGQTPSSMREAANFLNAMIEGRTLSEVKTIMQREIADRRQEIDSLAHALVESGLASWTGEGDTPERLIVRGRANLLDNSSEAEDLDRIRSLFDDLERKRDIAEFLDLTQDGDGVRIFIGSENKLFSLSGSSLVVSPYMNADRKIIGAVGVIGPTRLNYGRIVPIVDYTAQLVGRMLTDRNER
- the hemW gene encoding radical SAM family heme chaperone HemW; amino-acid sequence: MAEDWEAGGFGLYVHWPFCAAKCPYCDFNSHVTNAVDHDAWRTALVSEVERVGALTPGRVLRSVFFGGGTPSLMAPSTVDAVLSAAARTWPMANDVEVTLEANPTSVEAEKFAAFRAAGINRVSMGIQALNDSDLRALGRLHSAAEGLAAFDVARSTFDRVSFDLMYGRQKQSVIQWERELQQALALNLDHISLYQLTVEPGTAFGDRYKRGQLRGLPDDDLSADMYALTQDICTAHNMPRYEVSNHARDGAESRHNLIYWRYGDYAGIGPGAHGRLTLNGSRIATEQQRMPTAWLQGDTRETSETLSGADQATEYVMMGLRLSEGIDMDRYTQLSGRSFNPTKLDELMDMGLISAYQNRLSVTYQGFSLLNGVLRSLLDN
- the rdgB gene encoding RdgB/HAM1 family non-canonical purine NTP pyrophosphatase, whose amino-acid sequence is MSRRFDGDKILVATHNAGKLEEMEQLFHPFGVSVVGAKDMNLPEPDETETTFVGNARIKAQAAVKATGLPALADDSGIEVDGLDGAPGVYTADWAETPNGRDFMMAMTRTNSELVERQAAQPWTARFCSTLVLAWPDGHEEVFAGTVEGTLVWPVRGKLGHGYDPMFQPIGHDRTFAEMSADEKNAISHRADSFKKLIAGCFG
- the rph gene encoding ribonuclease PH, whose product is MRPSGRELSEMRSVSIETGFTKHAEGSALIKVGDTHVLCTATIEDRVPPFIKGSGLGWVTAEYGMLPRATNTRMRREAASGKQGGRTVEIQRLIGRSLRAGVDRVALGERQITVDCDVLQADGGTRCAAITGGWVALRLAVNKLMKAGDVITDPLISPVAAISCGIYAGQPVLDLDYPEDSDAGVDGNFIMTGDKQLIEVQMSAEGATFSRDQMNALMDLAEKGVGELVALQQGATA
- a CDS encoding ParB/RepB/Spo0J family partition protein, yielding MASSDKKRGLGRGLSALMADVNEPTGPTTSSDGGEKRVPIERIKPNPNQPRRQFDAAPLEDLIASIKEKGVLQPLIVRPSGDGFEIVAGERRWRAAQQAQLHELPVLVRDFTDTEVLEVAIIENIQRADLNPIEEAAGYKQLMDRFGHTQEKMAEALGKSRSHIANLLRLLHLPEAIQTFVTDGSLSAGHARALITADDPVALAKKVIAGGLSVRATEALVKKGTEASGNKVFTGSAKPKAEKDADTRALEDDLSAATGVKVSLAHRPDGESGTLTLQYETLDQLDDLCRRLSAT
- the mutS gene encoding DNA mismatch repair protein MutS, producing the protein MSVTPMMAQYLEIKEAHPGALLFYRMGDFYEMFFDDAVAAAEALDIALTKRGKHDGADIPMCGVPVHAAEGYLLTLIRKGFRVAVCEQMESPAEAKKRGSKSVVKRDVVRLVTPGTLTEDTLLEARRHNFLAAFADVRSEGALAWVDISTGAFSVMSLDMPLLGPELARLAPSELIVTDAKEADLRPVVEDFGISISTLGGAAFDSTAGAERLGTLFGVKTLEAFGTFTRAEVGAMGALVEYLEITQKGKLPLLRPPRQEVQARTVQIDAATRRNLELTSALSGGRSGSLLSVIDRTATAAGARLLERRLASPSRVLETISARSDAVEYSVENPDFTSAVRDALKRVPDMDRALSRLSLDRGGPRDLAALRNGLGQAQALFDAQPDTLPDLLARAFRDLSGHGDLIDRLEHDLVAEPPLLARDGGFIAAGCEPELDEARQLRDEGRSVIAKMQQDYATQSGVQSLKIKHNNVLGYFIEVTTTHADKMMSPPLNETFIHRQTTANQIRFTTVDLSDLETKILNAGSRALEIEKRLYEGLRSLVLDNAALISQTANALAEIDLSVGLATLATAQDWCKPHLDTSRSVDITGGRHPVVEHALSQQGGTPFIANDCELNAEGGAAVWLLTGPNMSGKSTFLRQNALIAILAQMGSFVPAQAAHIGLVSQIFSRVGASDDLARGRSTFMVEMVETAAILNQADDRALVILDEIGRGTATYDGLSIAWATLEHLHDVNKSRALFATHYHEMTALAGKLDGVENATVSVKEWDGEVIFLHEVKRGAADRSYGVQVAQLAGLPPAVITRARVVLDALESGEREGGATQKTLIDDLPLFSATPPPAPTKTKASPALEMLETVHPDELTPREALDLIYKLKDAAKS
- a CDS encoding nucleotide exchange factor GrpE — protein: MAEPKNDEFLDDIDMAEEEVYADEMAEIDDEALELDQLRAERDELKDRFMRALADAENARKRSDKDRREAENYGGSKLARDMLPVYDNMKRALESATDEQREVSAALLEGVELTMRELLNVFKKHGIERISPEVGDAFDPQLHQAMFEAPVPGTKAGDIIQVSAEGFMLHDRLLRPAQVGVSSTPAS
- a CDS encoding ParA family protein; the protein is MSDPTRPPGPKIISVANQKGGVGKTTTTINLAAALVELGHRVLVVDLDPQGNASTGFGIEMDDRERTTYDLLLEDVALQDVILATDIEDLAIIPATVDLSSADIELISNEKRSFLLHDALRQTDMDAYEFDFILIDCPPSLNLLTVNAMIASHSILVPLQSEFFALEGLSQLMLTIREVRQTGNPNLRIEGVVLTMHDARNNLSQQVEQDARENLGDIVFKTRIPRNVRVSEAPSFAVPVLAYDSTSKGAIAYRDLAKELVANNAAVGA